One genomic segment of Burkholderiaceae bacterium includes these proteins:
- a CDS encoding MBL fold metallo-hydrolase — protein MSDKKFASHADLEEKQISWDKLSDNAYAYTAEGDPNTGVIIGDDGCMIIDATATPVAAQGVIKKIREITDKPIKYVVLTHYHAVRVLGASGYKSEGLEQIIASQDTWDLIVERGQQDMDSEIGRFPRLFQAVESVPGLTWPTLTFQGEMTLWLGKLEVKIQQIGRGHTKGDTIVHLPAQKICFSGDLVEADAACYTGDAYLADWPQTLDRLAAMKFDKLVPGRGPTLMTPEQVQKGLAYTRDFTATLYKSAQEAVAQGMDLKATMAHTRKAMDPKFAQVFIYEHCLPFDVTRAHDEASGIRDPRIWTAERDQQMWHALQQD, from the coding sequence ATGTCCGACAAGAAATTCGCCTCCCACGCCGACCTCGAAGAAAAGCAGATCAGCTGGGACAAGCTGAGTGACAACGCCTACGCCTACACCGCCGAGGGCGATCCGAACACCGGCGTCATCATCGGCGACGACGGCTGCATGATCATCGACGCCACCGCCACGCCCGTGGCCGCGCAGGGCGTGATCAAGAAGATCCGCGAGATCACCGACAAGCCGATCAAGTACGTGGTGCTGACCCACTACCACGCGGTGCGCGTGCTGGGCGCCAGCGGCTACAAAAGCGAAGGCCTGGAGCAAATCATCGCCAGCCAGGACACCTGGGACCTGATCGTCGAGCGCGGCCAGCAGGACATGGATTCGGAGATCGGCCGCTTTCCGCGCCTGTTCCAGGCGGTGGAGAGCGTGCCCGGCCTGACCTGGCCCACGCTCACCTTCCAGGGCGAGATGACGCTGTGGCTGGGCAAGCTGGAGGTCAAGATCCAGCAGATCGGCCGCGGCCACACCAAGGGCGACACCATCGTCCACCTGCCGGCGCAAAAAATCTGCTTCTCGGGTGACCTGGTCGAGGCCGATGCGGCCTGCTACACCGGCGACGCCTACCTGGCCGACTGGCCGCAAACGCTGGACCGGCTGGCCGCGATGAAGTTCGACAAGCTGGTGCCCGGCCGCGGCCCCACCCTGATGACGCCCGAGCAGGTGCAAAAAGGCCTGGCCTACACGCGTGACTTCACCGCCACGCTCTACAAGAGCGCGCAGGAGGCCGTGGCCCAGGGGATGGATCTGAAGGCCACGATGGCCCACACCCGCAAGGCGATGGACCCCAAGTTCGCCCAGGTCTTCATCTACGAGCACTGCCTGCCCTTCGACGTGACGCGCGCGCACGACGAGGCCAGCGGCATCCGCGACCCGCGCATCTGGACGGCCGAGCGCGACCAGCAGATGTGGCACGCGCTGCAACAGGACTGA
- a CDS encoding IclR family transcriptional regulator has product MSNSAVPPPSAHFPPDAGENAAPAKRQRRIQSIEVGMRVLQALTEQRRPLPLKDLAQLADMPPGQAHPYLVSFMAAGMVKQSPLTGHYELGPAALQMGLAALQQLDPLTEASQEAALLCDQADLSVALCVWGHLGPTVVRLDEPRYPLHVNLRVGTVMSVFNTITGRVFAAYLPEKMVRSMLEDEHRRVVGGASGAFDSAEVRQMLADIRAAGMGRGLSTPQPGVNTLSAPVFDAHGKIALVITVFGPQGQFDADIDGPAGRLLRAHADAVSHRLGFNPAKS; this is encoded by the coding sequence ATGTCCAACTCAGCCGTTCCGCCACCCTCGGCGCACTTTCCTCCCGATGCAGGCGAGAACGCCGCGCCCGCCAAGCGCCAGCGCCGCATCCAGTCCATCGAGGTTGGCATGCGCGTGCTGCAGGCGCTGACCGAGCAGCGCCGCCCCTTGCCGCTGAAGGACCTGGCCCAGCTGGCCGACATGCCGCCGGGCCAGGCGCATCCGTACCTGGTCAGCTTCATGGCGGCGGGCATGGTCAAGCAGAGCCCGCTCACCGGCCACTACGAGCTGGGCCCGGCGGCGCTGCAGATGGGCCTGGCGGCGCTGCAGCAGCTCGACCCGCTGACCGAGGCCAGCCAGGAGGCCGCGCTGCTGTGCGACCAGGCCGACCTGAGCGTGGCGCTGTGCGTGTGGGGCCACCTGGGCCCCACCGTGGTGCGGCTGGACGAGCCGCGCTACCCGCTGCACGTCAACCTGCGCGTGGGCACGGTGATGTCGGTGTTCAACACCATCACCGGGCGCGTGTTTGCCGCCTACCTGCCCGAGAAGATGGTGCGCTCGATGCTGGAGGACGAGCACCGCCGCGTGGTGGGCGGCGCGTCCGGCGCCTTCGACAGCGCCGAGGTGCGGCAGATGCTGGCCGACATCCGCGCCGCCGGCATGGGGCGCGGGCTGTCCACGCCGCAGCCGGGCGTCAACACGCTCAGCGCACCGGTGTTCGACGCCCACGGCAAGATCGCGCTGGTGATCACCGTGTTCGGTCCGCAGGGCCAGTTCGACGCCGACATTGACGGCCCTGCGGGGCGCTTGCTGCGCGCCCATGCCGACGCCGTCTCCCACCGGCTGGGCTTCAACCCGGCCAAGTCTTGA
- a CDS encoding GntR family transcriptional regulator, whose product MKTLTQDVTETLRDWILHGQLKPAMRLEELPLAEQLSVSRTPIRAALATLASEGLLTHQPKRGYLVRGFDLDVIAAAYEVRSVLEGLACRSAATHGLTDAQIRSLQSLLAIGDRILGKGYLDSVDHEPYQQMNVEIHDLLLEASGNPWVTRFAEQAQTIPFASDHIVLWDDHPIILRSHGDHHRIVEAVVARDSTRAEQLMREHVYYAGLIFRRNYQKLLDAGDSVPGVQPLPSHGAPQDADVTNDASLPIPRRMRRP is encoded by the coding sequence ATGAAGACCTTGACTCAGGACGTGACGGAAACGCTCCGCGATTGGATACTTCACGGACAACTCAAGCCCGCCATGCGGCTCGAGGAGTTGCCACTGGCGGAGCAACTGAGCGTGTCACGGACACCGATCCGCGCGGCGCTGGCGACTCTCGCCAGCGAAGGGCTGCTCACCCACCAGCCGAAGCGGGGCTACCTGGTGCGGGGCTTCGACCTTGATGTGATTGCTGCGGCCTACGAGGTGCGGTCGGTGCTGGAAGGCCTCGCCTGCCGCAGCGCCGCGACGCACGGGCTGACCGATGCACAAATCCGGTCCCTGCAATCCCTGCTGGCCATCGGCGACCGGATCCTCGGCAAGGGATATCTCGACTCCGTGGATCATGAGCCGTACCAGCAGATGAACGTGGAAATCCACGATCTTCTTCTGGAGGCTTCCGGGAACCCTTGGGTGACGCGATTTGCCGAGCAGGCGCAGACCATTCCGTTTGCATCCGATCACATTGTTCTCTGGGACGATCATCCGATCATCCTGAGATCCCATGGAGACCACCATCGCATCGTGGAGGCCGTGGTCGCGCGCGACAGCACGCGCGCAGAGCAGTTGATGCGCGAACACGTCTACTATGCCGGCCTCATCTTCCGGCGCAACTACCAGAAGCTGCTGGACGCAGGCGATTCCGTCCCCGGAGTGCAGCCCCTGCCGTCCCACGGTGCGCCGCAGGACGCCGATGTCACAAACGACGCAAGTCTTCCGATACCACGCAGAATGCGCAGGCCATAA
- a CDS encoding SDR family oxidoreductase: MNDVSHAASGSWLGFENLVCVVTGAGGGIGAEVVRQLLASGARVALLDLDRARAAAVADGADRTMVLACDVTDANSVHAAAEAVRNTWGPAAVLVNNAASLYADALMDIAVDKWNRLLSVNLTGYLLCAQVFGRQMRERGGGAMVHIASISGAIPQPYSGAYSVSKAGVKMLSQLLAAELGEHGIRSNVVSPAMVRTPMSEGIYTQDAVRRQRERMVPLGRISTPADIAGAVLFLASERAGYISGQDILVDGALTQNWLGLVPRPGFQKEDAAASATSSDL, translated from the coding sequence ATGAACGACGTCTCGCACGCGGCGAGCGGTAGCTGGCTAGGCTTTGAGAATCTTGTCTGCGTCGTGACGGGTGCGGGCGGCGGGATTGGAGCCGAAGTGGTGCGACAACTCCTGGCGTCCGGCGCGCGGGTTGCCTTGCTCGACTTGGATCGAGCCCGGGCCGCGGCGGTCGCTGATGGCGCCGACAGGACGATGGTTCTGGCTTGCGACGTCACGGATGCGAACAGCGTTCACGCGGCGGCCGAGGCGGTTCGCAACACCTGGGGGCCGGCCGCGGTGCTGGTCAACAACGCCGCGTCGCTGTACGCCGATGCGCTGATGGACATCGCCGTGGACAAGTGGAACCGGCTGCTGTCGGTCAACCTTACCGGCTACCTGCTGTGCGCGCAGGTCTTCGGCCGGCAGATGCGCGAGCGCGGCGGCGGGGCGATGGTCCACATCGCCTCGATCTCGGGCGCCATCCCGCAGCCCTACAGCGGCGCCTACAGCGTCAGCAAGGCCGGCGTGAAGATGCTGTCGCAGCTGCTCGCGGCCGAACTGGGCGAGCACGGCATCCGCAGCAACGTGGTAAGCCCCGCGATGGTCCGCACGCCCATGAGCGAGGGCATCTACACGCAGGACGCCGTGCGCCGCCAGCGCGAGCGCATGGTGCCGCTGGGCCGCATCAGCACGCCGGCCGACATCGCCGGCGCCGTACTTTTCCTGGCCAGCGAGCGCGCCGGCTACATCAGCGGCCAGGACATCCTGGTGGACGGCGCCCTCACCCAGAACTGGCTCGGCCTCGTCCCCCGCCCCGGCTTCCAAAAGGAAGACGCGGCCGCATCGGCCACCTCCAGTGATCTGTGA
- a CDS encoding ABC transporter substrate-binding protein produces the protein MKTLIKTTLAAVAAATALAAAAQSEPGLTDKSIKIGMFSPLSGNSMAYGFDVVNAAKMYYDKVNKEGGINGRKIEIVLEDDRCNANDLLAAVKKLTEQDKVFLLNGGSCSGPVVGAREYVEREKIPLVMLNASGDGALYPPSKYIYGAFSISQRAVGGSMVQFAVEHLKAKKIGYINHDDAYGGWNLEAAEFQAKKVGATLQVQSINPNITDVTAPMLKIRAANPDVLLITTYARPVSLLVKKAHELGWNKPIVIAVNGTADLKQLVENVGNKDAFKNVYLQEVMLDVPGGEQLKWVYDMYKQYYPDLAAKPGYPQTYMPYGIPSAMAVVNALKAAGPQPTREKFLDAMSKLNFDSKVMAGPIAFTPTDHAAQKAAIYLKFDGENKTRVPGSYASAWTYQPK, from the coding sequence TTGAAAACCCTCATCAAGACCACCCTCGCCGCCGTAGCAGCCGCCACCGCACTGGCCGCTGCCGCCCAGAGCGAACCCGGACTGACCGACAAGAGCATCAAGATCGGCATGTTCAGCCCGCTGTCGGGCAACTCGATGGCCTACGGCTTCGACGTCGTCAACGCGGCGAAGATGTACTACGACAAGGTCAACAAGGAAGGCGGCATCAACGGCCGCAAGATCGAGATCGTCCTGGAGGACGACCGCTGCAACGCCAATGATCTGCTGGCCGCGGTGAAGAAGCTCACCGAGCAGGACAAGGTCTTCCTGCTCAACGGCGGCTCCTGCTCGGGCCCGGTGGTCGGTGCCCGCGAGTACGTGGAGCGCGAGAAGATCCCACTGGTCATGCTCAACGCCTCGGGCGATGGCGCGCTGTACCCGCCCTCCAAGTACATCTACGGCGCCTTCTCCATCTCGCAGCGCGCCGTCGGCGGCTCGATGGTCCAGTTCGCCGTCGAGCACCTGAAGGCCAAGAAGATCGGCTACATCAACCATGACGACGCCTACGGAGGATGGAACCTGGAAGCCGCCGAATTCCAGGCCAAGAAGGTCGGTGCGACGCTGCAGGTGCAGTCGATCAACCCGAACATCACCGACGTCACCGCGCCGATGCTGAAGATTCGTGCCGCCAACCCGGACGTGCTGCTGATCACCACCTACGCCCGTCCGGTGAGCCTGCTGGTCAAGAAGGCGCACGAGCTGGGCTGGAACAAGCCGATCGTCATCGCCGTCAACGGCACGGCCGACCTGAAGCAGCTCGTCGAGAACGTCGGCAACAAGGACGCGTTCAAGAACGTCTACCTGCAGGAGGTCATGCTCGACGTGCCCGGCGGCGAGCAGCTCAAGTGGGTCTACGATATGTACAAGCAGTACTACCCGGACTTGGCCGCCAAGCCGGGCTACCCGCAGACTTACATGCCCTACGGCATTCCCTCGGCGATGGCGGTGGTCAACGCGCTCAAGGCCGCAGGCCCGCAGCCCACGCGCGAGAAATTCCTCGACGCGATGTCGAAGCTCAACTTCGACTCCAAGGTGATGGCTGGCCCGATCGCCTTCACGCCCACCGACCACGCGGCGCAGAAGGCGGCCATCTACCTGAAGTTCGACGGCGAGAACAAGACTCGGGTGCCGGGCAGCTACGCCAGCGCCTGGACCTACCAGCCCAAGTGA
- a CDS encoding branched-chain amino acid ABC transporter permease, giving the protein MSLDEIWLFLQQGLLSGLVTGSVYALLALAIVAVFKTTDVPNFAQGEMLMMAGYVALSLLLLAHLPYAVVIPLTLAVMALGGALFQRVVMERVTGSRGVGVQLVIATLGLAYVLKGLVRQTGLGDTPRSLPSLFSSDTVMIGDAALTQLDIAIFVVAVVVMVLIYLMFTHTRIGKAMRAVGMNPRAAQIVGIRLSRIRMMVWALAGLISAIAALLITPKVLVTPDIAHIAILAYAAAIVGGFTSLPGAVVGGLLIGVVENMVGLFISTNAIVVAPFLAILVTLIVRPQGLLGGKTQVKKV; this is encoded by the coding sequence ATGAGCCTTGACGAAATCTGGCTGTTCCTGCAGCAGGGCCTGCTGTCGGGGCTGGTGACGGGCAGCGTGTATGCGCTGCTCGCGCTCGCCATCGTGGCGGTGTTCAAGACCACCGACGTGCCCAACTTCGCGCAGGGCGAGATGCTGATGATGGCCGGCTACGTGGCGCTGAGCCTGCTGCTGCTGGCGCATCTGCCCTACGCGGTGGTGATCCCACTCACGCTGGCGGTCATGGCGCTGGGCGGCGCGCTGTTCCAGCGTGTCGTGATGGAGCGCGTGACCGGCTCGCGCGGCGTCGGCGTGCAGCTCGTGATCGCCACGCTGGGCCTGGCCTACGTGCTCAAGGGCCTGGTGCGGCAGACCGGCCTGGGCGACACGCCGCGCTCGCTGCCCTCGCTGTTCTCCAGCGACACGGTGATGATTGGCGACGCGGCCCTGACCCAGCTGGACATCGCGATCTTCGTCGTCGCCGTCGTGGTGATGGTGCTCATCTACCTCATGTTCACCCACACACGCATCGGCAAGGCGATGCGCGCCGTCGGCATGAACCCGCGCGCGGCGCAGATCGTCGGTATCCGCCTGTCGCGCATCCGCATGATGGTGTGGGCGCTGGCCGGACTGATCTCGGCCATCGCGGCGCTGCTCATCACGCCCAAGGTGCTGGTCACGCCCGACATCGCGCACATCGCCATCCTGGCCTACGCGGCGGCCATCGTGGGTGGCTTCACCAGCCTGCCCGGCGCCGTGGTCGGCGGCCTGCTGATCGGCGTGGTCGAGAACATGGTGGGCCTGTTCATCTCCACCAACGCCATCGTGGTGGCACCCTTCCTGGCGATCCTGGTGACGCTGATCGTGCGGCCGCAGGGTCTGCTGGGCGGAAAGACGCAGGTGAAGAAGGTATGA
- a CDS encoding branched-chain amino acid ABC transporter permease produces the protein MSKRFSADHLALLVLLAVLCVLPFTVTGYVLYVVNLLMVFVVLALGLHVVIGEAGQFALAHTAFYGIGIYTAGLINTTWHPPFVVSILAGGLLSAVLGYVIGFLALRMRDIYLALATFAFGEAMQWVFLNWESVTNGSNGMRMQPAQLFGLTLTNDLQAYPFVIAIAALMLWVTVWLSRSQFGSALRAVRESDVAAMAMGINARAMKQAAFAVSAAFAGIAGGMYTLFISFIHPESLGFQTTILILTMVVVGGIGSVRGAVAGAMVFGIISELLRQALSIQEILYGVILLGFMMFKPRGLFAGSKKRVAKAPAIHARQEGSA, from the coding sequence ATGAGCAAGCGCTTTTCTGCGGATCATCTGGCGCTGCTCGTGCTGCTGGCCGTGCTGTGCGTGCTCCCGTTCACCGTGACGGGCTACGTGCTGTACGTGGTCAACCTGCTGATGGTCTTCGTCGTGCTCGCGCTGGGCCTGCACGTGGTCATTGGCGAGGCCGGCCAGTTCGCCCTGGCGCACACGGCCTTCTATGGCATCGGCATCTACACGGCCGGGCTCATCAACACGACATGGCACCCGCCCTTCGTCGTCTCGATCCTGGCCGGCGGCCTGCTGTCGGCGGTGCTGGGCTACGTGATCGGCTTCCTGGCGTTGCGCATGCGCGACATCTACCTGGCGCTGGCCACCTTCGCCTTCGGCGAGGCCATGCAGTGGGTGTTCCTGAACTGGGAGTCGGTCACCAACGGCTCCAACGGCATGCGCATGCAGCCGGCGCAGCTGTTCGGGCTGACGCTGACCAACGACCTGCAGGCCTATCCCTTCGTCATCGCCATCGCGGCGCTGATGCTGTGGGTGACGGTGTGGCTGTCGCGCTCGCAGTTCGGCTCCGCGCTGCGCGCCGTGCGCGAGAGCGACGTCGCCGCCATGGCGATGGGCATCAACGCGCGCGCCATGAAGCAGGCGGCCTTCGCCGTCTCCGCAGCCTTCGCCGGCATCGCGGGCGGCATGTACACCCTGTTCATCTCCTTCATCCACCCGGAGAGCCTGGGCTTCCAGACCACCATCCTGATCCTGACGATGGTGGTGGTCGGCGGCATCGGCTCGGTGCGCGGCGCGGTGGCCGGCGCCATGGTCTTCGGCATCATCTCCGAGTTGCTGCGCCAGGCGCTGTCGATCCAGGAGATTCTTTACGGCGTCATCCTGCTGGGCTTCATGATGTTCAAGCCGCGCGGCCTGTTTGCTGGATCTAAGAAACGGGTGGCGAAGGCGCCGGCTATCCATGCACGGCAGGAAGGTTCCGCATGA